TCGAAGCAGGAGCAGAAACCTTCCAGGGAAACAGCACACACTTCACAAAAGGTGAGCTGGGCCTGGGTCACGTTGCCGATGTCTGTCTCTGACTTAATAACTCGGGCTATGATGTTTACAGTTTCAGTTCTTTCCCCTATATTATATGCtaacaaaaagaataatactGGCTGGCTGGCTCAGCTGATGTATGTTGGAGTTCCTCCAAGTTTCTAAGTATTCAAGGTGCTAGTTTtgttaattttccatttcagtggaGGCGGAGTGGTCTGAGGATATTTGCACTAAACCCACCACACGGAAATTTTACAATGTACCTTAAAGGAATAATGGGATTATTGAGAAGTCATCACCGttgacatttattttcccattccatcaaatttttttcagtagccCAGATAACATTTTCGACAGCACATCCAGATTTACTGCTGATGCTTGATCCTGCTGTTGCTCGGAGGGCTCATAATTTTTTTACAGGATTCACTCATCATCTTAGTTGTCTTCTTAGCTAGTCACTGTTGTGATGCTTCATTTTAAGGCCACAAAACCATCTGCATCCTTGACATGACTCAGACACCCATATCCTGTatgaaaaggattttaattttatgccAGCAATAAAAATTGATCACTGGAAAATTTATAATTTGAGACCCCGGTACACCCACGTCAGATTAAGTGCAGTAATCAGGCTCATTATTTTCCAATGCCTGCATTCTGCAGGTGCTCTGAACGATGGTGCAGGCACAAAGCTACCATTACCTCCTCTCTGAAACAAGTGACTCCTCACGGCCCCTCCATCAGCCTCTGGCTCCCTGTTCCTCTCCGTTGCCTACCCAAGAGTCACAAGTCATTAGGGCTATGTAGCTATGGAGATGAAAGCCCTGCTCTACGTCACCCCTTGCTTTCTGATATGGTCCATTTGGTGCCAATGCAGACACATTTCctgtgggaaaaataaagatggcTTCAGGACAGACACCATCAGTAACTGAGAATTCCTTCAGATTTGTGTAGGGAGATATGAATTGGTTGCTAACGtatttggaaaatgtaaaattttagaGCAAAGGCACAGCCAAATGATGGGTGCTGCCCAGATCTGAATTTAGGGAATTAAgacctgctctttttttttttttttgaggctgaATTTTTTATCATCTGGTAAAACTTGTAGAATCACTAATCATAAAATCTTCAATACTACTCCAGGTACTTGGGTTCAAAAGAAATGTTGGACAGTTCTTACGAACAGCTGTTTCTACGGTTAAAATTGTTCTCTTAAGAGAATTAGCTTACAACTACTTTTCTACATGCTAGGTAAATAAAATGGCAACTTCCTAAACACAGTGTGCAAATACACTAAAGTACCAGGcatcaagcaaacaaaagtgaTTCAGATAAATGAGGGGAAggattgcatttttaatatacacAACTCATTCCTGAGGGCTTGATCAAATCAACTACAGTGACTGAGATAAGGGACAGACAcaaatgaaatgagattttgAAAGCTCTGGCtttcagaatgatttaaaaGATACAAGTAGTCAGAGAATGTTAAATTGCTGTTTTGCCCCCTTTCTGACACGATTATTGTTGCAGACACACATTCAAATCTCCATGTAAAATGCTTCCTGGGTCTGCTGGATGTCTGATGAAAGGACAGCAGGATAAACCCTAAAATCCTAACATAGGGGTTCCCAAGGTTTTTTGTTCCAACAAAACATTAAGTTTTGCTGGCTGTATCAGCATATGTCAGaggtgaaatatttaattttaaatggcatGTAATGTAGCTCTGTATGCTTCTCAAGGCATTGGAGACCTCAGATAGAAACCACCTGCCAGCCTTTTGTTAACCATCCTGTGGTTTTCCTAGGAACGTACattaaagatgagaaaagatCAAAATACTTACAGTTTAGTCTCTCCAGCCATAATGCAAAGCAGAGACAGGTATAGTATGCCCCTACAGGCTAATCCTTCTTTGGCCTGGAAGACCCAGGGCTAGAATTTACAAATCTGCACTCACCACTAGAGAAGCATGGAGAAGAAAGACATCCTTGTATCATTCACCTAGTGTGAAAAACTGGAATGTCATGACAGCTGTGGAGATCATTCATCCTCTCCTCTGACCATTCCTGGTGAACTCATATGGCGAAGGAGTAGTACAGAAAGCAATCTGCAATTTTTATGGAGAACTGCAGTGATGTTCATTAATCCAGTGTTCAAAAATGTATTGCTAGAGTGAGCACCTAACAAATTTGAGGCCAGGTAGCTACCAAATTTCCAGAGTTAAAAGAGAGATGGAATTTCAGAGGCTGACAATGTCCATAACACAATATGGCACTACTTCGTTTCTAGGCCTGACAGCGGTCAAGATACTGGACCTTAGAATATTCCCACCATTCTCCCTCACATTATGATTTTAGcagctaaaaattaaaaaaatgactgcattaTACCCTATGAAATCCAGATTGTAAGGCTTCCAGATGGTGCGAAGCACTCACTTCCAAATTCAGCTGTTCCTGAGACAACAGCCACTAACATCATGTCACAACTGTAGTGACTGAAACGACTGTAATTGAAAAAGGTGACTTTCAAAGCTTGTGTTCATCCACAGCGTTAATTCTTTCTCCGTTGTTCTTACTGCTCTGTTCAGTGCCTGAGAACAATGACCAGAAAGGACTGATACCAATAGCATAGaatgaagagctgcagccttctCACTGCAATCTTCTCccttttgcttctttaaaacaaaaaggccGCTATGCAGAGAGGTCTGGAAGCAGAACGCCAGCAAAGCTAGAGCACTGCTTCTGATATGGTGGTGTAGATGTTCTAGCTTGAAGCTCTACAGGGCCATAGCTCAGCTGCAAGGAAATGCAACTTTATCAAAACAAATCACAGTTGGGGATGGGGGAGGAAAACACATCATGCTCTCATCACAAGAAAAGCTACTTTGATCCACTTTCAAAACAATACATCAATCTCACTTGCAACTCTCATCACAAAATGAACATAACTAAATATATTGAACGAACCAGCCCATacttgtctctctctctctctctctctctgttcagCCCTTGCCAAAGAAACACCTCATCAGTCCCTGCTCTATGGTGTCTGAAATGATgtagattttctttcataatttaGGGCCTGATCAACTGGAGGCGGTCTGCAGCTGTAAGAACGAGGCCTCCTCCCAGCATGGGGATGATGCTGAATAGGCTCCAAGTACAAGCATGGGATGATATTGAtccagagaagagaggagacaGAGAGAGCAAGAGGTATGTATGCACACGGGCCTCTCCCTGCACGTGAGACAGGGCAAGAGGCACAAAGGCAGCCTCGCTCGTAGTtcagggcagcaggggcagtAGGGACGTGGCTGCCTTCCAGCGCAGAATGGAGGGTGCCAGAGGGAGCCCTGgcctcattttctttgcagactCCCAGAGCCTCTGAGATCAGGCGCTGTTCGTGGGAGTCTGTCTCTTAGGAAAGCCTCTGCTCCCCTGATGAAATAAATGATTCAAACTAAGTCCCAGGCTGGTGGCTGCAAAGGTTCACGGGGGCCTGTTTTGCTTGTTGCTCTGTATCTTTTCCACCACAGTCACCTCATGGTATCCAGCCCATCAACATGACATGTCCACAACTTCACACCACGAGGGACATCCTCGTTGGGAAATCGTTctgagaggaaagagaggagacaAGTGTCAATAGGAAACCACCCACAGAATGGACAAAGAGACAGATGTTGCTTTGACAGAGACACAACCGGAGAGTGACAACTTTTTCAGGCTCACGCCCCTGTTCTTTCTTGCACAGGCCACTTTGCTCAGGGCCAAGACCCGAGCTCTTggcttcccctccccagcagccacaGTCTCATCAGCCCTCACTAGCCCGGACTGGGGCAGGATGTTTCGCACTTGCTGGTATCCTGGGTGACAGATGCCTTTGGCGTGCATGGCACACGTGCACATGGCCGTGGGCACACACCCACAGGCATCTGTCACCTCACCCCTTTCATAATGATCCCGCTGAGGTCTCTCGCAGGGTTCCTCGTGCTATCTGGGGTTCCCCACACTCCGACTCCATCCATGCTCTGCCATCTCCTGGAGAGCCCCCTGCTCCTAAACTCTGCTTTGTGACCCCCGCCTGGCGGCTCACGCCTCAGCGTATTTGGATCAGGATCACCAGACATGGCCTCACTGTTTTCTTGggctcctttttcctcttcttgtcAGAGGCGTTGAGGTAGGCCTGCTCCCTGGCCCGGTACGAAGGGCCTCGGCTCAGCTCCCTCTCGCTGTAGGGAGGCAGGGTgtcctccccatcctcctggTCAGACGACGGCGGCTGCTGCGACTGCTGCTGCGACGGCTCGGGCTTGTAGGTAGAGGGTGGTGACCAGGCGTAATACGTTCCCCCTCCTCTCTGGCTGGGCTGCGAGCTCAGCTTTGAGGGGGTTTCACAACGGTCACCGCTTTCATCGTAGCTCCGGGATTTCCTCTCCAGGACGCTGCTGAGGTAGGAGTGATCGTATTTCTGGCTCCCTCCAGGCGTCCGGCTCACCAGCCGGGGCAGGTGCTTCTCCTCGTGAGCCCGTCTCCGGGGCGGGCTGTACGACCAGCCCCGATCCGAGTCCGTCAGTGGCTCTCGGTTCCCCCTGCTGCGCTTGGTGTAGTACTCCTCCAGGGAGCTGTCCTGGTGGTGCAGCCCTCCGCCACGCGACTCCGAGCGCTCGAAACGCCGAGTCTCCTGGCTGTCCGCCCGCCGGGCCCGCTGGCTGTAGGACTCCGCGAAGGCTGCCAGCTCGTCCATGGAGACGGCCGGCACTCCCACAGAGAAGCTCTTACGGGACAACATCTCGGACTTGGATCTCTGCTGGCTGGAGGAGGGAAAAGGTAGGGTTAGAGACCAGGATTCAGCTGCACTCATCCCCTTGGCAGCCTTCAGAGACCACGGAGGGAAAGAGGCGCTCCTGGGGCATGAATCATCTGACCTGTTTTCATCCCCTTCCGTAGGAAGAGATGTATCACATCCTAGAAAAACCTACTTCTCTCTGCTGACTGTAAGGGCGGCCTGGTGTGGATAGCTCAGATTCTACATGCCTGACATTACCAGAGATTAACCCCGGGATGCACCTTCCTTGTCCTCCGCTGTGCAGGGCTGAACTTTCTTCCCTTAGCCCCAGCACTTGTAGGTGTATGTCCTGCTGGGAAAACCCAAGAACCTGGCTACAGAAGCTCACAGGAGGGTAATTTTGAAGCAGGTTTAAAGGGAGTGAACTGGCACAACAGCTCAGTACTGACGGAAGTAAATCCCTGCCATCGCTTTTGAGGGACTGGGCTGCTGGTATGAGGGAAGAAGCACATGACATCTCTTCTAGATGCCAAAGTGCCAGTCCTTCGGACCTGGAATACAGGTTTTGGTGCACCAAAGCACCGGGGTGTGATTCCTAACACAGTGCACCAGCACTGAGAAGTGCCTGAGGGATCAGGTACAGATCTCAAGGGAGCACTATGGGAAGGTGACTTTGTTTCCTATTTATCTCACTTTTACATCCTACCTGGAATGGTGTCAGTACCTAGCACTGCCCAGCTGGGGAGGCTTCAGCAGAACTGTAGGAATCAGATCGATTCTGTCCTCATCTAAGACATCTTCCATCTGAACCTTTCTCTCCAGCTGCAACCCCTCCGTCCTACTAGGCTAgaccagagcagcaggaaatgGAGAACAGCTACCAGTACATCTGTCCCTTCTCTTTAACTTACTACTTTGGCTGATACAGTAGCCTCCAAAACATAGCACTCCTCACCTGTGTCGGAAACTGTCCCTCTCATCTCTGTAATCAGAGACAGCCTGGGATCTCGACGTGCTGCCCCCGCCGATCACTCCTGCCCAGTACTCAGCATCCCCATCCAGGTCTCCTGCCGGAGGCAGAGGTTTCCTCCGCGCCTGGCGGTAGGGCTGTCGGAAGTTCAAGTCGTCCTCATGCAAAGAGCTGAGTTCAGAGATGGTGTTGTTATCTGAAGGGGAGgttgcagaaaagaaatgagatagGCATTACCTAGTAGCATatgggagaggagaagagaggacagGAAGGCTGTGGAAAGCCTGGCTGCAGATTTCTCAGACAGAAGCTGAGCTGTCctccattagaaaaaaaaaatcaaaatggaacCCAAGGTCCAAACCCTTGTGTGACTCCTGTGGCTCAGTTTGGACACAGAGCTGGCGTTGGACCTACAGGTCTTCTGAACTGGTTAACCAGTAGCCAGATGGGATATTCTAAGGGTATCTCAACTGGCATCAGATGCTTGTGTTCAGACAACAAAGTTCAGCCTTTGTGCAGAAATCCCCCCTCAGCCCTGCTTCGCTAGCACGTGTGAGCTCTCCACCCTCACGAGGTGGGCGCTGTGCTTGGTGGTGCATCATCCCAGCAATTGTGCCACCTCCCCCTTTCCTGGTGTGAGACAAGCTGGCTCTGGATTTGGCCTGACTTGctcagttaaaacaaaaacaaccccctcaaaaaaaaaagaaaaaagaattaaaaaaaaagtaagagacTGTCTGAATCACTGTCAGTCTCTACCCCGTCAAGCACATTGACATCTGGAGGCCTGACATACCAATCTGGAGAGGTCTTTTTATAGTAAATCTTGTGGGTGGAGAAGACAGTGTGCTCAGCAATGACTGTTTTAGAAGTACATATAATTTGTTAGTTATGCCTAATCTGTACAGAGCCTTGATGTAATGTCATTCCCTAAAGCCCCTACCTTCATTGATTTGCAGGATCTCACgtgtctgttttaaaagagCCTCTGCCAGTGCCTAATATGGGTTAGCTCTGCATCAGTCGGATGCTGCACGGAGGAACCAAGCCTCCCAGCCTGCTGTTGTCCTCAGAACAGCTAAAGAACAAACACCAGCACTGCAGGCCCTCCTCGTGCACATAACCTGTCCCACCACTGCACCTCTGTCTCCTAATGCAGAAAGATCCTCAAATCCTCACTAGGGTTTGTGCTGACACCCATTAAACACCCCTTCAGTCTTTACTTAGGAAAACAAAGCCTGCAATAGGAAGACAGTGAGGAGTTCCCTGCAGAAGCTCCCTTCTGAGCTTGCATCATGCCCCTCCCTTTCACCTGCAGTGTCTGACTGCCAAGCcaccagtgctgctgcacaTAGTACCTCTGATCTTACGTTGCCCAGTGTCACCAAACCTCCTGGTAATCCCCTTGCTTCCTGAATCTTTCTTGTAGTCCCTTTTGCAGGGCAAAACCCACTCCAAACTACCTTTATGCATCATTCAGACCATACTGTGGACACCGCAGCACACAAAACAGACCTGGCTTTTCAGACCATGATGATCCAAAAGCTCAATTACCCGAGCAGCCAATTTTCATGATAGTTTGAGTCTCCCACACCTTGTTTAGTCTAATGAAGGATGATTATTAGGTGAGCAGTAACTCTTTAAAATCAGAACATATCCATAGATTCCTAAGATCCAGACTTTATCCATCCCAGGATTAATATCCTAGAGGCTAGCTTTAAGACAAAGCCAGTGAACTTTTAGCTATAAATTTGCAGAGTATTTTTCAGgtcagtgaaaaacaaaatcaaaccattCTTGTTCCTCACATCGTTCTCGCATCCTCCTAGCTGGGTCAAACTGAGCCAGTTCTTTCTCGACGTAGTACAGCACCTTCATGGAGTCCCTTTCCTTGTCAGTTTGTATCCTGTACCCTTTGCGCACtgctggggagaaaagaaaagaatttagaggaaaacacatttaagttTGAGGAGACTTTCAGACAACATTGCTTCTACAGTTGAGCTCACATTTGCAGGCAGGTAGGCTGCATCTTCCAAAACAGTGAGTCAGTCCttgcttcagaagaaatttgTCTCTAAGGTGGGATGTGAAGTTGTGAGCAGCTGCATCGTTTAGAAAGTttgcagcaacagcaaaaaatgtctTGGAAATACCCGATCTGTACAGCCAAATGCATCAAGTGGTGACATTGCCACAGTGATTCCACCTCCTACAGAGGATGGCAGGGAGGAAGGTAGCAGTCGCTTCCCCTTCCTTAGCACTACCGAAAGGATTTGTCATGGTATGGGAGAAGCAGTGCCAGATCAGGCTTCCTCTATGCAGCAGAGGTAGTGagctcccaggctgcaggggaagcagGTGGCTGAGCATGTGGGAGCTGTCACTCTGCAGGAGCACTCCACACTCCCCAGCCCCACGAATTCTGCTCACACAGGTTGAAAAGCATGTGGTAGGAGATGCTCCAGAACACGGAAGGAAACATAGAAAGTCCCATAAAGCACATCGCACTGAGATCTATACCAAATCCAATAATGGGGCCAATCAGGTCACTGGGTAACTGTGAAACTGCTTGCTCTGGAATTCTTTATGTGCAGTATTTTACAGAATAGGTAGGTTTCAC
This genomic window from Cygnus olor isolate bCygOlo1 chromosome 1, bCygOlo1.pri.v2, whole genome shotgun sequence contains:
- the ILDR2 gene encoding immunoglobulin-like domain-containing receptor 2 isoform X5 produces the protein MDSRFSSPQWLCKGMKGLYQAEVEGLQVTVPEKKKVAMLFQPALLRCHFSTSSTQPAVVQWRYKSYCQDRMGEALGMATSGVQTMSKRNLDWDPYLDCVDSRRTVRVVASKQGSAITIGDFYKERDVSIVHDADLQIGKLMWGDSGLYYCLIITPDDVEGKNEESVELLVLGRTGLLADLLPSFAVEIMPEWVFVGLVILGAFLFFLLVGICWCQCCPHSCCCYVRCPCCPESCCCPRALYVAGKAAKAGYPPAVSSMPGPYYIPSVPVAGVPSPAVLMDKSHPPPLAPSDTSGGSQNAVRKGYRIQTDKERDSMKVLYYVEKELAQFDPARRMRERYNNTISELSSLHEDDLNFRQPYRQARRKPLPPAGDLDGDAEYWAGVIGGGSTSRSQAVSDYRDERDSFRHSQQRSKSEMLSRKSFSVGVPAVSMDELAAFAESYSQRARRADSQETRRFERSESRGGGLHHQDSSLEEYYTKRSRGNREPLTDSDRGWSYSPPRRRAHEEKHLPRLVSRTPGGSQKYDHSYLSSVLERKSRSYDESGDRCETPSKLSSQPSQRGGGTYYAWSPPSTYKPEPSQQQSQQPPSSDQEDGEDTLPPYSERELSRGPSYRAREQAYLNASDKKRKKEPKKTNDFPTRMSLVV
- the ILDR2 gene encoding immunoglobulin-like domain-containing receptor 2 isoform X6 gives rise to the protein MCIDITAEVEGLQVTVPEKKKVAMLFQPALLRCHFSTSSTQPAVVQWRYKSYCQDRMGEALGMATSGVQTMSKRNLDWDPYLDCVDSRRTVRVVASKQGSAITIGDFYKERDVSIVHDADLQIGKLMWGDSGLYYCLIITPDDVEGKNEESVELLVLGRTGLLADLLPSFAVEIMPEWVFVGLVILGAFLFFLLVGICWCQCCPHSCCCYVRCPCCPESCCCPRALYVAGKAAKAGYPPAVSSMPGPYYIPSVPVAGVPSPAVLMDKSHPPPLAPSDTSGGSQNAVRKGYRIQTDKERDSMKVLYYVEKELAQFDPARRMRERYNNTISELSSLHEDDLNFRQPYRQARRKPLPPAGDLDGDAEYWAGVIGGGSTSRSQAVSDYRDERDSFRHSQQRSKSEMLSRKSFSVGVPAVSMDELAAFAESYSQRARRADSQETRRFERSESRGGGLHHQDSSLEEYYTKRSRGNREPLTDSDRGWSYSPPRRRAHEEKHLPRLVSRTPGGSQKYDHSYLSSVLERKSRSYDESGDRCETPSKLSSQPSQRGGGTYYAWSPPSTYKPEPSQQQSQQPPSSDQEDGEDTLPPYSERELSRGPSYRAREQAYLNASDKKRKKEPKKTNDFPTRMSLVV